From the genome of Calliopsis andreniformis isolate RMS-2024a unplaced genomic scaffold, iyCalAndr_principal scaffold0022, whole genome shotgun sequence, one region includes:
- the Dnapol-alpha180 gene encoding DNA polymerase alpha catalytic subunit isoform X3, whose amino-acid sequence MSDTLPSRSKRQRIDKTGRLSALEKLKQLKGSKHKYEVDELDNVYEEVDEKEYSRTVIERQNDDWIVDDGESGYVEDGREIFDDDLDDESIQQARKQKYTGPKKSKKDDAKKKGNIQNMLMNMPSKKKSDVGLNDDNILGDLMSELKKSDTPKRPESRTVRNKFCTTPQSSNKNTQIEQNIQFTSTFEKVQVDDDNLIMFDAPKKASVTKQLDTVYQSRDSTSYQSNSQKIIDDEIVDNAKVSISDVKPTENVLEKSSSQIIEDESEDLSQFDKDFCNADFEIEDSNHIEGPPTQKKDEKQKSVAETKNIVQAKKDIEEEMFDSEHYNKMLDTEFVTQTSNVEMSVDATEIPLPLTTNANKEDVFRFYWWDAYEDPYKQPGVVYLFGKVFVPSTKTYCSCCVTVKNIPRRVYLLPRVYVKTSSKENEKEEKLNTMEDVYKEFNQFANKSGIKEFRCSTVSKNYAFEQEGTPLTSDYLEVRYSAHFPAMPPNYSGPSIERVFGTTVNSLELLLIERNIKGPCWLDIKCPLPTGVQTSWCKIKVNCMKMENISVCSESQALPPLVTTTLNIRTSLNSKLQQTEVVMVAILIHHKYHVDKEPPKPPFQQHICLITHPRDTPWPRQAREMLSSISYTKVMKFDTEVDLLEELLKIVNITDPDILIGYDCGFQFDILMHRIFTLKVSNWSRFGRLRRSAPPLMKGRINLNQVLAGRPMCDIQVSAKELNLKVRSYDLQSLCTAVLKKNESECKEIKPGECAAFYNTTSKIDNLIKITLTEALYILSIVLELNVIPLALQITCIAGNVISRTLTAGRAERNEYLLMHAFHLKQYITPDKRNTKKGKTAENNDNPGRKKAAYAGGLVLEPKKGFYDKLILLMDFNSLYPSIIQEYNLCFTTVPGAAYADSADLAIPESNLEPGIIPTEIRKLVESRVEVKKLMKVPNISPELKMQYNIRQLALKLTANSMYGCLGATHCRFYAKGLAALITAKGREILQHTKNLVEKLNYEVIYGDTDSIMINTNLLEYEEVFSVGKKIKQEVNKLYKRVELDIDGVFRYLLLLQKKKYAAVTMTKLPNGQVELTQEHKGLDIVRRDWCQLACDVGKKILDQLLSDQSNENRLEQIFNMLQNVAKNVKENQVSLSSLVITKQLSKNPNEYPDTKQAHVQVALRLNKEGGRMWKAGDTVPYIICDDGTDKSATERAYHIDEYKKSDSLKIDVNYYLLSQVFPIALRICEPIEGIDDVLLAQNLGLENVYKSKRVIHEEENNDIPLLVNDDRFRYCLPLKFNCRNESCQSEIIIKDVVIETPKGNQLSLASCTNPDCTVPPWTYANAIQNAMMLAVREAITEYYNGWLECENPLCGERTQVLPLGFHRKYPTCRKCGDADLHRVPIKI is encoded by the exons ATGAGCGATACACTTC CGAGTAGGTCTAAACGTCAGCGGATTGATAAAACTGGAAGGCTATCAGCTTTggaaaaattgaaacaattaaaggGTAGTAAACATAAATACGAAGTTGATGAGTTAGACAATGTTTACGAAGAGGTTGATGAGAAAGAGTACAGTCGAACTGTTATAGAAAGGCAAAATGATGATTGGATCGTTGATGATG GTGAAAGCGGTTACGTGGAAGATGGTAGAGAAATTTTTGATGATGATTTGGATGATGAAAGTATACAGCAAGCAAGAAAACAAAAATACACAGGACCAAAAAAGAGCAAGAAAGATGATGCCAAAAAGAAaggaaatattcaaaatatgctAATGAACATGCCTTCTAAGAAGAAATCTGATGTTGGACTCAACGATGATAATATTTTAGGAGATTTAATGTCTGAGCTGAAGAAATCTGACACACCAAAAAGACCAGAATCTAGAACTGTCAGAAACAAATTTTGTACTACTCCTCAATCAAGTAACAA AAATACTCAAATAGAACAAAATATACAGTTTACTTCTACATTTGAAAAGGTACAAGTTGATGATGATAATTTAATAATGTTTGATGCACCAAAGAAAGCATCTGTTACTAAACAATTAGACACAGTTTATCAATCAAGAGATTCTACTTCATATCAAAGCAACAGTCAGAAAATTATAGATGATGAAATAGTTGATAATGCAAAGGTTTCAATCTCTGATGTGAAACCTACCGAAAATGTTCTGGAGAAAAGCAGTAGTCAAATAATCGAAGATGAAAGTGAAGATCTCAGTCAATTTGATAAAGAT TTTTGTAATGCAGattttgaaattgaggattcaaatcaTATTGAAGGACCACCTACTCAGAAAAAAGATGAAAAACAGAAGTCAGTTGCTGAAACAAAGAATATTGTTCAAGCAAAAAAAGATATTGAAGAAGAAATGTTTGATTCAGAACATTATAATAAAATGTTAGATACTGAATTTGTCACACAAACATCGAATGTTGAAATGTCTGTAGATGCTACAGAAATACCTTTACCACTCACAACCAATGCAAATAAAGAAGATGTATTTAGATTTTATTGGTGGGACGCATACGAAGATCCTTACAAACAACCTggagttgtatatttatttggaAAAGTTTTTGTACCATCTACAAAAACATACTGTTCTTGTTGTGTAACAGTAAAAAATATTCCACGAAGAGTTTATCTTCTTCCCAGAGTATAT gtAAAAACGTCTTCCAAGGAAAatgagaaagaagaaaaattaaatacaatGGAAGATGTGTATAAAGAATTTAATCAATTTGCTAACAAGTCAGGAATAAAAGAATTTCGTTGTAGTACAGTTTCAAAAAATTATGCTTTTGAACAAGAAGGTACTCCATTAACATCTGACTACTTAGAAGTAAGGTATTCTGCACACTTCCCAGCTATGCCTCCCAATTATTCTGGACCATCCATTGAGCGAGTTTTTGGAACTACAGTAAATTCTTTAGAATTACTTCTCATAGAAAGAAATATCAAAGGTCCTTGTTGGCTGGATATTAAATGCCCCTTACCCACTGGTGTACAGACAAGTTGGTGTAAAATAAAG GTAAATTGCATGAAAATGGAGAACATATCTGTTTGCTCTGAGTCTCAAGCATTACCACCATTAGTAACAACGACTTTGAATATACGAACTTCTTTAAATTCTAAATTGCAACAAACTGAAGTCGTTATGGTTGCAATACTTATACATCATAAATATCATGTCGATAAGGAACCACCAAAACCACCGTTTCAACAACATATTTGCT TGATAACACATCCACGCGATACTCCTTGGCCAAGGCAAGCTAGAGAAATGCTTTCAAGTATTTCATACACTAAAGTAATGAAATTCGATACTGAAGTGGATTTGCTTGAAGAACTATTGAAGATAGTGAATATAACAGATCCAGATATATTAATTGGATACGACTGTGGATTTCAATTTGATATATTAATGCATCGAATATTCACTTTGAAAGTTTCAAATTGGAGTAGATTTGGAAGGCTGAGGCGTTCAGCTCCTCCTTTAATGAAG GGAAGGATAAATCTGAATCAAGTATTAGCTGGTCGACCCATGTGTGATATACAAGTTTCAGCTAAGGAATTGAATCTTAAAGTTAGAAGTTATGACTTACAATCTCTTTGCACAGCA GTATTAAAAAAAAACGAAAGCGAGTGTAAAGAAATAAAGCCTGGGGAATGCGCAGCATTTTATAACACCACAAGTAAAATAGACAATTTAATCAAGATAACATTAACAGAAGCATTATATATTCTATCTATCGTGCTTGAACTTAATGTTATACCGCTTGCACTACAAATTACATGTATTGCTG GAAATGTTATATCAAGAACATTAACAGCAGGACGTGCAGAAAGAAATGAATACTTGTTAATGCATGCTTTTCATTTAAAACAATATATAACGCCGGATAAACGGAACACAAAAAAGGGGAAAACTGCCGAGAACAATG ATAATCCTGGAAGGAAAAAAGCAGCTTATGCGGGTGGTTTAGTCTTAGAACCGAAAAAAGGATTTTATGATAAACTTATTTTATTGATGGATTTTAATTCTTTATACCCTAGTATAATCCAAGAATACAATTTATGTTTTACTACTGTACCTGGCGCTGCATACGCCGATAGTGCG GACTTAGCAATTCCCGAATCAAATTTAGAACCCGGAATTATACCAACAGAAATTCGTAAATTAGTAGAAAGTAGAGTAGAGGTAAAAAAGTTGATGAAAGTACCAAATATTTCGCCTGAattaaaaatgcaatataatatcAGGCAATTAGCTTTAAAGCTTACAGCTAACTCTATGTATGGTTGTTTGGGAGCAACTCATTGTAGGTTTTATGCCAAAGGACTTGCTGCTCTTATAACAG CAAAAGGCCGAGAAATTCTACAGCATACAAAGAATCttgttgaaaaattaaattatgaaGTTATATATGGTGATACAGATTCTATAATGATAAATACCAATTTATTAGAATATGAAGAAGTTTTTTCTGTTGGAAAGAAG ATTAAACAAGAGGTCAACAAATTATACAAACGAGTAGAGTTAGATATTGATGGCGTTTTTCGTTATCTACTGCTTCTACAGAAAAAGAAGTATGCTGCAGTTACAATGACAAAATTACCGAATGGACAGGTGGAGTTAACACAAGAGCACAAAGGTTTAGACATTGTGAGAAGAGATTGGTGTCAATTAGCTTGTGATGTTGGAAA GAAAATATTAGACCAACTTTTGTCTGATCAATCAAATGAAAATCGATTAGAACAGATCTTCAATATGTTACAAAATGTTGCAAAAAATGTTAAAGAAAATCAAGTTTCTCTGTCATCATTAGTTATCACAAAACAGTTATCAAAAAATCCAAATGAATATCCAGATACTAAGCAAGCTCACGTACAAGTTGCTTTAAGATTAAATAAAGAAGGTGGTAGAATGTGGAAGGCAGGAGATACTGTtccatacattatatgcgac GATGGAACAGACAAATCTGCTACTGAAAGAGCATATCACATTGATGAATACAAAAAGAGTGATTCTTTAAAAATAGATGTGAATTATTACTTACTGAGTCAAGTTTTTCCTATCGCTTTGCGAATTTGTGAACCAATTGAAGGAATTGACGATGTTTTATTAGCTCAAAATTTAG GTTTAGAGAATGTATATAAATCTAAAAGAGTAATACACGAAGAAGAAAATAATGATATACCACTATTAGTAAACGACGACAGATTTAGATACTGTCTTCCCTTGAAATTTAACTGTAGGAACGAATCGTGTCAATCAGAAATTATAATCAAAGATGTTGTAATTGAAACA CCTAAGGGAAATCAATTATCACTTGCTTCATGTACAAATCCAGATTGTACAGTACCACCATGGACCTACGCCAATGCTATACAAAACGCAATGATGCTTGCTGTGCGAGAAGCAATTACTGAGTATTACAATGGTTGGCTAGAATGTGAGAATCCACTGTGCGGTGAAAGAACACAGGTGCTCCCGTTAGGTTTCCATAGGAAATATCCAACTTGCAGAAAATGTGGAGACGCAGATTTACACAGAGTA CCAATCAAAATATAA
- the Dnapol-alpha180 gene encoding DNA polymerase alpha catalytic subunit isoform X4 — MFDAPKKASVTKQLDTVYQSRDSTSYQSNSQKIIDDEIVDNAKVSISDVKPTENVLEKSSSQIIEDESEDLSQFDKDFCNADFEIEDSNHIEGPPTQKKDEKQKSVAETKNIVQAKKDIEEEMFDSEHYNKMLDTEFVTQTSNVEMSVDATEIPLPLTTNANKEDVFRFYWWDAYEDPYKQPGVVYLFGKVFVPSTKTYCSCCVTVKNIPRRVYLLPRVYVKTSSKENEKEEKLNTMEDVYKEFNQFANKSGIKEFRCSTVSKNYAFEQEGTPLTSDYLEVRYSAHFPAMPPNYSGPSIERVFGTTVNSLELLLIERNIKGPCWLDIKCPLPTGVQTSWCKIKVNCMKMENISVCSESQALPPLVTTTLNIRTSLNSKLQQTEVVMVAILIHHKYHVDKEPPKPPFQQHICLITHPRDTPWPRQAREMLSSISYTKVMKFDTEVDLLEELLKIVNITDPDILIGYDCGFQFDILMHRIFTLKVSNWSRFGRLRRSAPPLMKGRINLNQVLAGRPMCDIQVSAKELNLKVRSYDLQSLCTAVLKKNESECKEIKPGECAAFYNTTSKIDNLIKITLTEALYILSIVLELNVIPLALQITCIAGNVISRTLTAGRAERNEYLLMHAFHLKQYITPDKRNTKKGKTAENNDNPGRKKAAYAGGLVLEPKKGFYDKLILLMDFNSLYPSIIQEYNLCFTTVPGAAYADSADLAIPESNLEPGIIPTEIRKLVESRVEVKKLMKVPNISPELKMQYNIRQLALKLTANSMYGCLGATHCRFYAKGLAALITAKGREILQHTKNLVEKLNYEVIYGDTDSIMINTNLLEYEEVFSVGKKIKQEVNKLYKRVELDIDGVFRYLLLLQKKKYAAVTMTKLPNGQVELTQEHKGLDIVRRDWCQLACDVGKKILDQLLSDQSNENRLEQIFNMLQNVAKNVKENQVSLSSLVITKQLSKNPNEYPDTKQAHVQVALRLNKEGGRMWKAGDTVPYIICDDGTDKSATERAYHIDEYKKSDSLKIDVNYYLLSQVFPIALRICEPIEGIDDVLLAQNLGLENVYKSKRVIHEEENNDIPLLVNDDRFRYCLPLKFNCRNESCQSEIIIKDVVIETPKGNQLSLASCTNPDCTVPPWTYANAIQNAMMLAVREAITEYYNGWLECENPLCGERTQVLPLGFHRKYPTCRKCGDADLHRVFSETKLYNQICFYLHLFDVSQSKYKNLLCEYPQNMRVAYDSLKEAVEKILRRNAFSIVCLDTIFSSINSQHKNTSLNTGILDISDGSDDEIISEF; from the exons ATGTTTGATGCACCAAAGAAAGCATCTGTTACTAAACAATTAGACACAGTTTATCAATCAAGAGATTCTACTTCATATCAAAGCAACAGTCAGAAAATTATAGATGATGAAATAGTTGATAATGCAAAGGTTTCAATCTCTGATGTGAAACCTACCGAAAATGTTCTGGAGAAAAGCAGTAGTCAAATAATCGAAGATGAAAGTGAAGATCTCAGTCAATTTGATAAAGAT TTTTGTAATGCAGattttgaaattgaggattcaaatcaTATTGAAGGACCACCTACTCAGAAAAAAGATGAAAAACAGAAGTCAGTTGCTGAAACAAAGAATATTGTTCAAGCAAAAAAAGATATTGAAGAAGAAATGTTTGATTCAGAACATTATAATAAAATGTTAGATACTGAATTTGTCACACAAACATCGAATGTTGAAATGTCTGTAGATGCTACAGAAATACCTTTACCACTCACAACCAATGCAAATAAAGAAGATGTATTTAGATTTTATTGGTGGGACGCATACGAAGATCCTTACAAACAACCTggagttgtatatttatttggaAAAGTTTTTGTACCATCTACAAAAACATACTGTTCTTGTTGTGTAACAGTAAAAAATATTCCACGAAGAGTTTATCTTCTTCCCAGAGTATAT gtAAAAACGTCTTCCAAGGAAAatgagaaagaagaaaaattaaatacaatGGAAGATGTGTATAAAGAATTTAATCAATTTGCTAACAAGTCAGGAATAAAAGAATTTCGTTGTAGTACAGTTTCAAAAAATTATGCTTTTGAACAAGAAGGTACTCCATTAACATCTGACTACTTAGAAGTAAGGTATTCTGCACACTTCCCAGCTATGCCTCCCAATTATTCTGGACCATCCATTGAGCGAGTTTTTGGAACTACAGTAAATTCTTTAGAATTACTTCTCATAGAAAGAAATATCAAAGGTCCTTGTTGGCTGGATATTAAATGCCCCTTACCCACTGGTGTACAGACAAGTTGGTGTAAAATAAAG GTAAATTGCATGAAAATGGAGAACATATCTGTTTGCTCTGAGTCTCAAGCATTACCACCATTAGTAACAACGACTTTGAATATACGAACTTCTTTAAATTCTAAATTGCAACAAACTGAAGTCGTTATGGTTGCAATACTTATACATCATAAATATCATGTCGATAAGGAACCACCAAAACCACCGTTTCAACAACATATTTGCT TGATAACACATCCACGCGATACTCCTTGGCCAAGGCAAGCTAGAGAAATGCTTTCAAGTATTTCATACACTAAAGTAATGAAATTCGATACTGAAGTGGATTTGCTTGAAGAACTATTGAAGATAGTGAATATAACAGATCCAGATATATTAATTGGATACGACTGTGGATTTCAATTTGATATATTAATGCATCGAATATTCACTTTGAAAGTTTCAAATTGGAGTAGATTTGGAAGGCTGAGGCGTTCAGCTCCTCCTTTAATGAAG GGAAGGATAAATCTGAATCAAGTATTAGCTGGTCGACCCATGTGTGATATACAAGTTTCAGCTAAGGAATTGAATCTTAAAGTTAGAAGTTATGACTTACAATCTCTTTGCACAGCA GTATTAAAAAAAAACGAAAGCGAGTGTAAAGAAATAAAGCCTGGGGAATGCGCAGCATTTTATAACACCACAAGTAAAATAGACAATTTAATCAAGATAACATTAACAGAAGCATTATATATTCTATCTATCGTGCTTGAACTTAATGTTATACCGCTTGCACTACAAATTACATGTATTGCTG GAAATGTTATATCAAGAACATTAACAGCAGGACGTGCAGAAAGAAATGAATACTTGTTAATGCATGCTTTTCATTTAAAACAATATATAACGCCGGATAAACGGAACACAAAAAAGGGGAAAACTGCCGAGAACAATG ATAATCCTGGAAGGAAAAAAGCAGCTTATGCGGGTGGTTTAGTCTTAGAACCGAAAAAAGGATTTTATGATAAACTTATTTTATTGATGGATTTTAATTCTTTATACCCTAGTATAATCCAAGAATACAATTTATGTTTTACTACTGTACCTGGCGCTGCATACGCCGATAGTGCG GACTTAGCAATTCCCGAATCAAATTTAGAACCCGGAATTATACCAACAGAAATTCGTAAATTAGTAGAAAGTAGAGTAGAGGTAAAAAAGTTGATGAAAGTACCAAATATTTCGCCTGAattaaaaatgcaatataatatcAGGCAATTAGCTTTAAAGCTTACAGCTAACTCTATGTATGGTTGTTTGGGAGCAACTCATTGTAGGTTTTATGCCAAAGGACTTGCTGCTCTTATAACAG CAAAAGGCCGAGAAATTCTACAGCATACAAAGAATCttgttgaaaaattaaattatgaaGTTATATATGGTGATACAGATTCTATAATGATAAATACCAATTTATTAGAATATGAAGAAGTTTTTTCTGTTGGAAAGAAG ATTAAACAAGAGGTCAACAAATTATACAAACGAGTAGAGTTAGATATTGATGGCGTTTTTCGTTATCTACTGCTTCTACAGAAAAAGAAGTATGCTGCAGTTACAATGACAAAATTACCGAATGGACAGGTGGAGTTAACACAAGAGCACAAAGGTTTAGACATTGTGAGAAGAGATTGGTGTCAATTAGCTTGTGATGTTGGAAA GAAAATATTAGACCAACTTTTGTCTGATCAATCAAATGAAAATCGATTAGAACAGATCTTCAATATGTTACAAAATGTTGCAAAAAATGTTAAAGAAAATCAAGTTTCTCTGTCATCATTAGTTATCACAAAACAGTTATCAAAAAATCCAAATGAATATCCAGATACTAAGCAAGCTCACGTACAAGTTGCTTTAAGATTAAATAAAGAAGGTGGTAGAATGTGGAAGGCAGGAGATACTGTtccatacattatatgcgac GATGGAACAGACAAATCTGCTACTGAAAGAGCATATCACATTGATGAATACAAAAAGAGTGATTCTTTAAAAATAGATGTGAATTATTACTTACTGAGTCAAGTTTTTCCTATCGCTTTGCGAATTTGTGAACCAATTGAAGGAATTGACGATGTTTTATTAGCTCAAAATTTAG GTTTAGAGAATGTATATAAATCTAAAAGAGTAATACACGAAGAAGAAAATAATGATATACCACTATTAGTAAACGACGACAGATTTAGATACTGTCTTCCCTTGAAATTTAACTGTAGGAACGAATCGTGTCAATCAGAAATTATAATCAAAGATGTTGTAATTGAAACA CCTAAGGGAAATCAATTATCACTTGCTTCATGTACAAATCCAGATTGTACAGTACCACCATGGACCTACGCCAATGCTATACAAAACGCAATGATGCTTGCTGTGCGAGAAGCAATTACTGAGTATTACAATGGTTGGCTAGAATGTGAGAATCCACTGTGCGGTGAAAGAACACAGGTGCTCCCGTTAGGTTTCCATAGGAAATATCCAACTTGCAGAAAATGTGGAGACGCAGATTTACACAGAGTA TTTTCTGAAACCAAACTCTACAATCAAATATGCTTTTATCTTCACCTTTTTGATGTTAGCCAATCAAAATATAAAA ATTTATTATGTGAGTATCCACAAAATATGAGAGTAGCATATGATTCTTTAAAAGAGGCAGTGGAAAAAATACTGAGGCGAAAtgcgttttccattgtatgtttGGATACAATATTTTCAAGTATTAATTCACAACATAAAAACACAAGCTTAAATACGGGTATCCTAGATATATCAGATGGATCAGATGATGAAATA ATTTCAGAATTTTAA